In the genome of Populus alba chromosome 11, ASM523922v2, whole genome shotgun sequence, one region contains:
- the LOC118051804 gene encoding L-type lectin-domain containing receptor kinase IX.1-like, which produces MTSSSGRATYYKPMQLWDEASGNLTDFTTHFSFSINSQNKTQYADGLAFFLVPEGSKLRSNLSQGEGLGLARSDQPLNTTANQFVAVEFDIFQNDFDPPGEHVGIDINSMQSVNNITWLCDIREGRKTEAWISYNSSTHNLSVTFIGNRSNSTVEMQFLSQIVSLRDYLPERVSFGFSASTGSESAIHTLYSWDFSSSLEIDDNATNPLAPATNPIDPAAASPPNGGSRRNRKKNRTGLAVGLGVGGGAIVVGAALVGFVIKFMCVHEEDEEGGHVLEEYMDDEFERGTGPKKFSYQELARATSNFKDEEKLGEGGFGGVYKGFLKEIDSFVAVKRVSRGSKQGIKEYAAEVKIISRLRHRNLVQLIGWCHERRELLLVYEFMPHGSLDSHLFKETSLLTWEVRYKIVQGLASGLLYLHEEWEQCVVHRDIKSSNIMLDSEFNAKLGDFGLARLVDHGKGSQTTVLAGTMGYMAPECSMTGKASRESDVYSFGIVALEIACGRKPINPKASNEDQVSMVQWVWELYGERKLLEAVDPRLCGDFNKTQMERLMIVGLSCAHPDEHLRPSIRQALHVLNFDAPLPILPSKMPVPSYFAPPMSASSLSIMSYGLTDSEGGMNRSSSYSYNTNSSQLTASSSAS; this is translated from the coding sequence ATGACTTCAAGTTCCGGTCGAGCCACGTATTACAAACCGATGCAGCTTTGGGACGAGGCCTCGGGGAATCTTACAGACTTCACTACCCATTTCTCTTTTTCCATCAATTCgcaaaataaaactcaataCGCAGATGGATTGGCTTTCTTTCTTGTGCCAGAAGGATCAAAGCTTCGGTCTAATCTCAGTCAGGGTGAAGGTCTAGGTCTTGCAAGGAGTGATCAGCCACTAAACACAACGGCTAATCAATTTGTTGCAGTGGAGTTCGATATCTTCCAAAATGATTTTGATCCACCAGGCGAGCATGTAGGTATTGACATCAACTCTATGCAATCTGTAAATAATATTACTTGGCTGTGTGATATTAGAGAAGGGAGAAAAACTGAAGCTTGGATTAGTTATAATTCAAGTACACATAATCTGAGTGTCACCTTCATTGGTAATAGAAGTAACAGTACTGTAGAAATGCAATTCCTTAGTCAAATAGTTAGTTTGAGGGATTACCTGCCAGAAAGAGTCAGTTTTGGCTTTTCGGCTTCAACAGGAAGTGAATCTGCCATACATACCCTTTACTCGTGGGATTTTAGTTCAAGCTTAGAAATTGATGATAATGCTACCAATCCACTAGCTCCAGCAACCAATCCAATAGATCCAGCTGCAGCTTCTCCGCCAAATGGTGGCTCACGTAGGAATCGGAAAAAGAACAGGACAGGACTGGCAGTTGGATTGGGTGTTGGGGGTGGTGCTATAGTTGTTGGGGCCGCTTTGGTTGGGTTTGTTATTAAGTTTATGTGTGTGcacgaagaagatgaagaaggtgGTCATGTCCTTGAAGAGTACATGGATGATGAATTTGAAAGGGGAACAGGACCAAAGAAGTTCTCTTACCAAGAATTGGCTCGAGCTACAAGTAACTTCAAGGATGAAGAGAAGCTAGGTGAGGGTGGGTTCGGTGGTGTCTATAAAGGTTTTTTGAAGGAGATTGATTCATTCGTTGCGGTGAAGAGAGTATCAAGAGGTTCTAAACAAGGGATTAAAGAATATGCAGCAGAGGTAAAGATCATTAGCCGATTGAGGCACAGAAACTTGGTCCAACTCATTGGTTGGTGTCATGAAAGAAGGGAGCTTTTACTTGTTTACGAATTCATGCCTCATGGCAGCTTAGACTCCCATCTTTTCAAAGAAACTAGCTTGTTGACATGGGAGGTGAGGTACAAAATCGTACAAGGCTTAGCATCGGGGCTGTTATACTTGCATGAAGAATGGGAACAATGTGTGGTGCATAGAGATATAAAGTCTAGCAACATTATGTTGGACTCAGAATTCAATGCTAAGCTCGGGGATTTTGGTCTGGCTAGGCTTGTAGACCATGGAAAAGGTTCTCAAACAACAGTTTTGGCTGGGACTATGGGCTACATGGCTCCAGAGTGTTCAATGACAGGCAAGGCTAGCAGAGAGTCAGATGTTTACAGTTTTGGAATTGTTGCATTGGAGATTGCTTGTGgaagaaaacctatcaacccaAAGGCCAGTAATGAAGATCAAGTGTCCATGGTGCAGTGGGTTTGGGAGCTCTATGGTGAAAGAAAGCTACTTGAAGCAGTTGACCCAAGACTATGCGGAGATTTTAACAAGACGCAGATGGAACGCTTGATGATCGTCGGCCTTTCGTGTGCTCATCCGGACGAACATCTTAGACCGTCAATTCGGCAAGCACTTCACGTTCTTAATTTTGATGCTCCATTGCCTATTCTCCCATCAAAGATGCCTGTGCCATCATATTTCGCCCCGCCAATGTCTGCATCTTCACTTTCAATAATGTCCTATGGCCTTACAGATTCTGAAGGAGGGATGAACAGATCTTCAAGTTATAGTTACAACACTAATTCTTCCCAGCTCACCGCATCTTCTTCAGCTTCTTAA